A genomic region of Gemmatimonas sp. contains the following coding sequences:
- a CDS encoding alpha/beta fold hydrolase, giving the protein MTRTRALALGALTLVCASTLAAQGATPPTIDQLQSVVSPIGAGEPAVWSVDGTRLIYVGGDGLLASVGVNGGAPMRYAPALQDERQMERMLHAPSLGGASQLRRSPDGRMVTYVKGVAGGNDIFGFDIAAGTERRITRLSGHVRSYAFSPTGDRIALANDRNGSEDVYVVDVATGVATRLTSSPLYEGFPSFTPDGNRVIYTRLDSRWVDHEVFSIPAEGGVARLVLTDRDYFDYRQGAAFGVARVSPDGKTMLFRSQRSGWANYWLAPLAGGPPRPLAAEQADQSEARWSPDGSQVLFLSITNGTQSLKVAPAAGGAARTVVAPPVGMVSRAEWSPNGQMISYAFGTPTRAPDLFVVPASGGVPRRLTDADPGGTIASQLIEPEKVAWTNEGFTINAYLYKPRGLRAGDKAPVIMLLHGGPTSQFSDNYQLQPQFFASRGYVVIAPNVRGSSGYGKRFEDANNRDWGHGDLRDVLAGVTWAKQQAYVNPEKIGITGISYGGMLTMYATSFAPGVFQAAISGSGYGDVTDFHTVVPVLQHSQLLHYELGRWPSTRAVDSIYRRSSAIHRAKDATAPTMLIHGYGLDVLDTEYAAWKYARELAKHSKVVEYRKYPNETYYVYGRENTKAMLEEMLDFFDRYLKDGSVDRSAR; this is encoded by the coding sequence ATGACCCGGACTCGTGCACTCGCCCTCGGCGCCCTCACGCTCGTCTGTGCATCGACGCTCGCGGCCCAGGGGGCCACGCCGCCGACGATCGATCAACTCCAGTCGGTGGTGTCCCCGATCGGTGCCGGCGAACCTGCGGTCTGGTCCGTCGATGGCACTCGCCTCATCTACGTCGGCGGCGATGGCCTCCTCGCGTCGGTGGGGGTGAACGGTGGCGCGCCCATGCGGTACGCGCCGGCGCTGCAGGACGAGCGTCAGATGGAGCGGATGCTGCATGCGCCGTCGCTGGGCGGGGCCTCGCAACTGCGGCGATCGCCTGACGGACGGATGGTGACGTATGTGAAGGGGGTGGCCGGAGGGAACGACATCTTCGGCTTCGACATCGCCGCCGGCACCGAACGGCGCATCACGCGCCTCTCCGGCCATGTGCGATCGTACGCCTTCTCGCCCACGGGCGACCGCATCGCCCTCGCGAATGACCGCAATGGCAGCGAAGACGTGTACGTGGTGGATGTCGCGACCGGCGTGGCCACGCGCCTGACGTCGTCGCCGCTCTACGAGGGTTTCCCCTCGTTCACGCCGGATGGCAACCGCGTGATCTACACGCGCCTCGATTCGCGCTGGGTCGATCACGAGGTCTTCTCCATCCCTGCCGAGGGCGGGGTGGCGCGCCTCGTGCTCACCGACCGGGACTATTTCGACTATCGCCAGGGGGCAGCGTTCGGCGTGGCGCGCGTCTCACCCGACGGGAAGACGATGCTGTTCCGTTCACAGCGGAGCGGGTGGGCCAACTATTGGCTGGCGCCACTGGCCGGAGGGCCGCCGCGCCCGCTGGCGGCAGAGCAGGCCGACCAGAGCGAGGCGCGCTGGTCGCCCGACGGAAGCCAGGTGCTCTTTCTCTCGATCACGAACGGGACGCAGTCACTGAAGGTGGCACCGGCCGCCGGGGGGGCGGCCCGTACCGTGGTGGCTCCGCCAGTGGGGATGGTGTCACGGGCCGAGTGGTCGCCGAACGGTCAGATGATCTCCTACGCCTTCGGCACCCCGACGCGGGCGCCCGATCTGTTCGTCGTGCCCGCCAGCGGTGGGGTGCCGCGCCGGCTCACTGACGCCGACCCCGGAGGCACCATCGCCTCGCAGCTCATCGAGCCGGAGAAAGTCGCCTGGACCAACGAGGGATTCACGATCAACGCCTACCTCTACAAGCCGAGGGGGCTGCGCGCCGGTGACAAGGCGCCGGTGATCATGTTGCTGCATGGCGGCCCCACCTCGCAGTTCTCGGACAACTACCAGTTGCAGCCGCAGTTCTTCGCCAGCCGCGGCTATGTCGTGATCGCGCCCAACGTGCGTGGCAGCTCGGGCTACGGCAAGCGGTTCGAGGACGCCAACAACCGCGACTGGGGCCATGGTGACCTGCGCGACGTGCTCGCGGGCGTGACGTGGGCCAAGCAGCAGGCGTACGTGAATCCGGAGAAGATCGGGATCACGGGGATCAGCTACGGCGGGATGCTCACGATGTACGCCACCTCGTTCGCTCCCGGCGTGTTTCAGGCCGCGATCTCGGGCTCGGGCTACGGCGACGTGACCGACTTCCACACGGTGGTGCCGGTACTGCAGCACAGCCAGTTGCTCCACTACGAGCTTGGGCGCTGGCCCTCCACGCGGGCCGTGGATTCGATCTATCGGCGCAGCTCGGCGATCCACAGGGCGAAGGACGCCACCGCCCCCACGATGCTCATTCATGGCTACGGCCTCGACGTGCTCGACACCGAGTACGCGGCGTGGAAGTACGCGCGTGAGCTGGCCAAGCACTCGAAGGTGGTGGAGTACCGGAAGTACCCCAACGAGACCTACTACGTGTACGGCCGCGAGAACACGAAGGCCATGCTGGAGGAGATGCTCGACTTCTTCGATCGCTACCTGAAGGACGGCTCGGTGGACCGCAGCGCGCGGTAG
- a CDS encoding transposase — MRLRGAGIDASAGATDELARIIPQLRAAWSEVRLTVRADSGSCRDELLTWCEAQGVDYVIGLPRNSRVVAAVDDAPREGAGAGAGAPARAFRDLTYRTHRGWCRARRVVAKAEALPGLDGPKVNPRVVVTTLPADVLDAQPLYEMRYCARGDVENRIKEQQLILFADRTSAATLRANQRQLTFSSIAYTLLAALRRRGPRAPRRGPVRRDPDNNQARNAADRDAPPTNTSHRPHCRREINAGEKCRLAFHGHHPGGGMSMAFLRDDAEGEKPRRNYGLPDRTDPDYDRIAARALLEAARVGETELAERATGYYWGEPGLKPYVEVIVREAEVAGDDRLEQVGRRFLR; from the coding sequence GTGCGACTCCGGGGCGCGGGCATCGACGCGAGCGCGGGCGCGACCGACGAGCTTGCGCGCATCATCCCCCAGCTCCGCGCGGCGTGGTCCGAGGTCCGCCTGACGGTGCGCGCCGACTCGGGCTCCTGTCGCGACGAGCTCCTCACCTGGTGCGAAGCGCAGGGCGTGGACTATGTGATCGGGCTTCCACGCAACAGCCGCGTGGTCGCGGCGGTCGACGACGCACCGCGCGAGGGCGCGGGGGCGGGGGCGGGGGCGCCCGCGCGCGCCTTTCGCGACCTGACGTATCGCACACACCGCGGTTGGTGCCGCGCGCGCCGCGTCGTCGCCAAGGCCGAAGCGCTGCCCGGCCTCGACGGCCCCAAGGTGAATCCGCGCGTCGTGGTCACCACGCTCCCGGCCGACGTGCTCGACGCGCAGCCGCTCTATGAGATGCGGTATTGCGCGCGCGGCGACGTGGAGAATCGGATCAAGGAACAGCAGCTGATCCTCTTCGCCGACCGCACGAGCGCGGCGACGCTGCGGGCGAATCAGCGGCAGCTCACCTTTTCGTCCATCGCCTACACCCTGCTCGCGGCCCTGCGCCGCCGTGGCCCGCGAGCCCCCCGCCGCGGCCCGGTCCGCCGCGACCCCGACAACAATCAGGCCCGCAATGCCGCCGACCGCGACGCCCCACCCACCAACACGTCGCATCGCCCCCACTGCCGCCGAGAAATCAACGCTGGTGAGAAATGCAGGCTAGCTTTCCACGGACACCATCCCGGAGGCGGCATGTCCATGGCATTCCTGCGCGACGACGCCGAAGGCGAGAAGCCGCGCCGCAACTACGGCCTCCCCGACAGGACCGACCCCGACTACGACCGCATTGCCGCCCGCGCGCTCCTCGAGGCGGCGCGCGTGGGGGAAACGGAATTGGCCGAACGCGCCACCGGATACTACTGGGGCGAGCCCGGCCTCAAGCCGTATGTCGAGGTCATCGTGCGTGAGGCCGAAGTGGCCGGGGATGACCGGTTGGAGCAGGTGGGGCGGCGGTTTTTGCGCTGA
- a CDS encoding PH domain-containing protein, translating to MFKKFAAEALGLSDIGIIVSAKDYDKVDADDYLFHEDQERIFFLIKSKKDEYCFTNVALIHVDGESAISSKRVIKRYDYAQYPIANVTIETAGTIDLDIELKFTIGDHVFSIDVRKDHIEQLKDIYKALHTIGKLQRHDEQGRSNAMSAASVLGSMLKLNSASDPAAVSAHYRSLLDELNDAVLQRHLRKDFSAVFEKYIHA from the coding sequence ATGTTCAAGAAATTCGCCGCCGAAGCGCTGGGGCTGAGCGATATCGGCATCATCGTGTCGGCGAAGGACTACGACAAGGTCGACGCCGACGACTACCTCTTTCACGAGGATCAGGAGCGCATCTTCTTCCTCATCAAGAGCAAGAAGGACGAGTACTGCTTCACGAACGTCGCGCTCATTCACGTGGACGGCGAGTCGGCCATCTCCAGCAAGCGCGTGATCAAGCGCTACGACTACGCGCAGTACCCCATTGCAAACGTCACGATCGAGACGGCGGGCACGATCGACCTCGACATCGAGCTCAAGTTCACGATCGGCGACCATGTGTTCAGCATCGATGTGCGCAAGGACCACATCGAGCAGCTGAAGGACATCTACAAGGCGCTGCACACCATCGGGAAGCTGCAGCGGCACGACGAGCAGGGTCGGTCGAACGCCATGTCGGCCGCGTCGGTGCTGGGCAGCATGCTCAAGCTCAACTCGGCGTCGGACCCCGCCGCCGTGTCGGCGCACTACCGCTCACTGCTGGACGAGCTCAACGACGCCGTGCTGCAGCGTCATCTGCGCAAGGATTTCAGTGCGGTCTTCGAGAAGTACATTCACGCGTGA